From Enterococcus wangshanyuanii, the proteins below share one genomic window:
- a CDS encoding GTP pyrophosphokinase translates to MEKEWELFLAPYEQAVGEMKVKLRGIRKQFREQNKHTPIEFVTGRVKPVDSILTKAALRNIPVERIEEEMQDIAGLRIMCQFVEDIRQVVDIIRNRKDLRIIQERDYITNKKESGYRSYHLVIEYPVQLITGEKKILAEIQIRTLAMNFWATIEHSLNYKYQGVFPEEMKERLQRAAEAAYQLDEEMSTIREEIQEAQHLFSHGRGKFQDDYYQRLSEKKEKLDQ, encoded by the coding sequence ATGGAGAAAGAGTGGGAGCTTTTTCTGGCACCTTATGAACAGGCTGTTGGAGAAATGAAAGTAAAGCTGCGTGGTATTCGTAAGCAGTTTCGAGAACAAAACAAACATACGCCTATTGAGTTTGTAACTGGACGTGTGAAACCAGTCGATAGTATTTTAACCAAAGCAGCTCTGCGGAATATTCCAGTAGAGCGAATTGAAGAAGAGATGCAGGATATAGCTGGTCTTAGGATCATGTGTCAATTTGTGGAAGACATTCGTCAAGTGGTGGATATCATTCGCAACAGAAAAGATTTACGGATCATTCAAGAACGAGATTATATCACAAATAAGAAAGAAAGCGGCTATCGTTCCTATCATTTAGTGATCGAATATCCTGTCCAATTGATTACAGGTGAAAAGAAAATTTTAGCTGAGATCCAGATTCGGACATTAGCAATGAATTTTTGGGCGACGATTGAGCATTCATTAAACTATAAATATCAAGGGGTTTTTCCCGAAGAGATGAAAGAGCGTCTACAAAGAGCAGCAGAAGCGGCCTATCAATTGGATGAAGAAATGTCGACGATTCGTGAAGAAATTCAAGAAGCACAGCATTTATTCTCTCATGGACGGGGGAAATTTCAGGATGATTATTATCAACGATTATCCGAGAAGAAAGAGAAACTAGATCAATAG
- a CDS encoding NAD kinase: MKVAIVHNPEHLSKEVTGRLLLLLKQNNIEIDEQQPELVISVGGDGTLLSAFHRFNHRLDEVSFLGVHTGHLGFYTDWRDYELEELVQSLLVHQEKSISYPLLDVKISFHGNKPDKHFLALNESTIKRANRTMVADVFIKDELFERFRGDGLSVSTPTGSTAYNKSIGGAVLHPSINAFQLAEIASLNNRVFRTLGSPIVIAHTEWVEIKLQESNDYLITVDQLDIYQDDIKSIYYRIADERIHFASYRHMHFWHRVKDAFISED; the protein is encoded by the coding sequence ATGAAAGTAGCAATTGTTCATAATCCTGAGCATCTGTCAAAAGAAGTGACAGGGCGTCTGCTTTTGCTGTTAAAGCAAAATAACATTGAAATCGATGAACAACAGCCGGAACTGGTGATTTCTGTAGGTGGAGACGGGACTTTATTATCGGCCTTTCACCGCTTCAACCATCGCTTGGATGAGGTTAGTTTTTTAGGTGTCCATACAGGACATCTAGGATTTTATACGGATTGGCGGGACTATGAACTTGAAGAATTAGTGCAAAGCTTGTTAGTTCATCAGGAAAAAAGCATTAGTTATCCATTATTAGATGTAAAAATCAGTTTCCATGGGAATAAGCCAGACAAGCATTTTTTAGCTTTGAATGAGTCAACGATCAAGCGTGCTAATCGGACGATGGTGGCGGATGTATTTATTAAAGATGAGCTGTTTGAACGCTTTCGGGGGGATGGCTTGTCCGTTTCTACACCGACGGGCTCAACAGCTTATAACAAGAGTATCGGCGGAGCAGTACTACATCCCAGCATCAATGCGTTTCAATTAGCTGAGATCGCCTCATTGAACAATCGCGTCTTTCGAACGCTAGGATCTCCGATCGTGATCGCTCATACCGAATGGGTAGAGATCAAACTGCAGGAAAGTAATGACTATTTGATTACAGTCGATCAGTTGGATATTTATCAAGATGATATTAAATCGATTTATTATCGTATTGCTGATGAACGAATTCATTTTGCGTCATATCGGCATATGCATTTTTGGCATCGAGTGAAAGATGCATTTATTAGTGAGGATTAA
- a CDS encoding RluA family pseudouridine synthase, with translation MEFSWIVDKEEPQQVKYFLKEQGVSRGLLAKIKFQGGKIEVNDSVENVLFKLSLGDRVKVTIPDELEHETLLVDDKPLEILFEDEHYLVVDKPAGVASIPSQYHPNGTMANRVKAYYKAQGYKNQVIHVVTRLDRDTTGLMLFAKHGFAHAMLDQELRQKKVVKIYQALVGGHVESLAEHGKIDQPIGRDLSSILKRMVVDTGQQAETEYWLLKRQEKQALVNIQLHTGRTHQIRVHFESIGCSLLGDEMYGGNMDQGIERQALHCCQLNFVHPFSKEYMELRSPLADDMKKIAAQL, from the coding sequence ATGGAATTTAGTTGGATTGTAGATAAAGAAGAACCGCAGCAAGTAAAATATTTTTTAAAAGAGCAGGGAGTATCTAGAGGTCTTCTAGCTAAAATCAAGTTTCAAGGTGGTAAGATCGAAGTCAATGATTCAGTCGAAAATGTTTTATTTAAGCTGTCCTTAGGCGATCGAGTCAAAGTGACGATTCCGGATGAGCTGGAGCATGAGACGTTGCTGGTTGATGATAAGCCTTTAGAAATTTTATTTGAAGATGAGCACTATTTAGTAGTCGATAAGCCAGCAGGAGTTGCGTCTATTCCATCGCAGTATCATCCGAATGGTACGATGGCTAATCGTGTTAAAGCGTATTATAAAGCTCAGGGGTATAAAAATCAGGTGATTCACGTAGTTACTCGTTTGGATCGTGATACTACGGGTTTGATGTTATTTGCAAAGCATGGTTTTGCTCATGCGATGCTGGATCAGGAGCTGCGGCAAAAAAAAGTCGTAAAAATCTACCAGGCATTGGTTGGCGGACATGTAGAGTCTTTAGCTGAACATGGGAAAATCGACCAGCCAATAGGAAGAGATTTATCGTCTATATTGAAGCGAATGGTCGTTGATACAGGACAACAGGCAGAAACAGAATACTGGTTGTTAAAGCGTCAGGAAAAACAAGCCTTAGTAAATATCCAGCTGCATACTGGAAGAACACATCAAATCAGAGTACACTTTGAATCGATCGGTTGTTCGTTATTAGGGGACGAGATGTATGGCGGTAATATGGATCAGGGAATTGAACGTCAGGCGCTGCATTGTTGTCAGTTGAATTTCGTTCATCCTTTTTCAAAAGAGTATATGGAATTAAGGTCTCCTTTAGCAGACGATATGAAAAAAATTGCAGCACAACTATAG
- the mgtE gene encoding magnesium transporter: protein MNEGQEMEEHFSLLLETLQKQEMTEFRELFLALHIYEQGQFYQSIDEADRKQIYSYLSPKELADMFDVIEEDNENMKDYIAEMRPSYAAEMLSEMYTDNAVDLLNKLDKSQKAKYLSLMSSEDAGEIKELLHYEDDTAGAIMTTEFVSIVANQTVRSAMYVLKNQADVAETIYYVYVVDQENHLVGVISLRDLIVNDDDTMISDVLSERVISVHVGDDQEDVAQTIRDYDFLALPVTDYDDHLLGIVTVDDIIDVIDDEAASDYSGLAGVNVEEVSENPFKAASKRLPWLITLLFLGMSTATLISHYEELVSEASILAVFISLITGTAGNAGTQSLAVAVRRLAVSDEKDNSFTRLIISEVLTGLVTGAVTGVSIFVVVGIWQHNFPLGFVIGMAMLCAITVANLAGSLIPMLMDKLGFDPAVASGPFITTLSDLTSVLIYFNIASLFMQYFV from the coding sequence GTGAATGAAGGACAGGAAATGGAAGAGCATTTCTCGCTGCTGCTAGAGACGCTGCAGAAACAGGAAATGACTGAGTTTCGCGAATTGTTTTTAGCACTTCACATTTATGAACAAGGACAATTTTATCAATCGATCGATGAAGCAGATCGCAAACAAATCTATAGCTACTTATCACCAAAAGAGCTGGCGGATATGTTTGATGTGATCGAAGAAGATAATGAAAACATGAAAGATTATATCGCTGAGATGCGTCCAAGCTATGCAGCTGAAATGTTATCAGAGATGTATACAGATAATGCGGTCGACTTATTGAATAAGCTGGATAAAAGCCAAAAGGCTAAATATCTGAGCTTAATGAGTTCAGAAGATGCCGGTGAGATCAAAGAGCTGCTTCATTATGAAGATGACACGGCTGGGGCGATCATGACCACTGAATTTGTTTCGATCGTGGCTAATCAAACGGTACGTTCAGCCATGTATGTGTTGAAAAATCAAGCAGATGTTGCGGAAACTATCTATTATGTGTATGTTGTCGATCAGGAAAATCATTTAGTCGGAGTTATTTCTTTGCGTGATTTGATCGTGAATGATGATGATACAATGATTTCTGATGTTTTAAGTGAGCGGGTAATTTCGGTTCATGTGGGAGACGACCAAGAAGATGTGGCACAAACGATTCGTGACTATGACTTTCTGGCACTGCCGGTCACAGATTATGATGATCATTTATTAGGGATCGTTACCGTTGATGATATCATTGACGTTATCGATGATGAGGCTGCCAGTGATTACTCTGGTTTGGCAGGGGTCAACGTAGAAGAAGTCAGTGAAAATCCATTTAAAGCTGCCTCAAAACGTCTCCCATGGTTGATTACACTATTATTTTTGGGAATGTCTACAGCAACATTGATCAGCCATTATGAAGAATTAGTTAGTGAAGCAAGTATTTTGGCTGTATTCATTTCATTGATCACAGGAACGGCAGGTAATGCTGGCACGCAATCATTGGCGGTTGCCGTTAGGCGGCTTGCAGTTTCAGATGAAAAAGATAATAGCTTTACACGTTTGATCATCAGTGAAGTATTAACTGGTTTAGTGACAGGTGCTGTAACTGGGGTTTCAATTTTTGTTGTTGTGGGCATTTGGCAGCATAATTTTCCACTTGGCTTTGTGATTGGCATGGCAATGCTTTGTGCGATCACTGTTGCGAATTTAGCTGGAAGCTTGATTCCTATGCTGATGGATAAATTGGGTTTCGATCCTGCAGTTGCCAGCGGTCCATTTATTACGACCTTGAGTGATTTGACTAGTGTACTGATTTATTTTAATATAGCAAGTTTGTTCATGCAGTATTTTGTCTAA
- a CDS encoding TetR/AcrR family transcriptional regulator, translating into MARNKYPEETVKKILDVSEQLFIEKGYDHTTVQDIVDNLGGLTKGVIYHHFKSKEEIFNTILEKRYTVDINKQIQSLEGISGFEKIKQINRISLRSLEHQKLAFSAKSLITDPRVIGELYIEAFKKTIPYLRGVIEEGIQDGSISTQYPQETAELIVLSTNMWLAPSFYKMDEEELLNKLNFFKQLYEGVNFPLIDDEYIQDVVTMFRVVKE; encoded by the coding sequence ATGGCACGGAATAAATATCCTGAAGAAACAGTGAAAAAAATTTTGGATGTATCAGAACAACTTTTTATAGAAAAGGGATATGATCATACCACTGTTCAAGATATTGTTGATAACTTGGGAGGCTTGACTAAAGGGGTAATTTACCATCATTTTAAATCTAAAGAAGAGATCTTCAATACGATCTTAGAAAAACGATATACTGTCGATATCAATAAGCAAATTCAATCACTAGAAGGAATCAGCGGGTTTGAAAAAATCAAACAAATCAATAGAATCAGTCTACGATCCTTGGAACATCAAAAATTAGCCTTCTCGGCGAAATCTTTGATCACAGATCCTAGGGTGATTGGAGAGTTGTATATAGAAGCATTTAAAAAAACGATCCCTTACCTTCGAGGAGTCATTGAAGAAGGGATTCAAGATGGTTCTATCTCAACTCAATATCCTCAAGAAACCGCTGAGCTGATCGTTCTTTCAACGAATATGTGGTTAGCGCCTTCTTTTTATAAAATGGATGAAGAAGAACTTTTAAACAAATTGAACTTTTTTAAACAGCTATATGAAGGGGTCAATTTTCCGTTGATCGATGATGAATATATTCAAGATGTCGTTACTATGTTTAGAGTAGTTAAAGAATAA